CGTGAGCGCGTTGATGAGGCTCGACTTGCCGACATTGGAGCGGCCGGCAAAGGCGATCTCCAGCCCCGCCATCGGCGGCAGCGTCGCGATCGACGGCGAGGCCCAGATGAACTGCCAGTCCCTGGCAAACAGCTTTCGTCCGGCTTCGATCAGCCTCGCATCTTTGTCGTCGGTCATGCGAAGCTCGCTGTTTCCCCGCGTCATTGCGAGCGAAGCGAAGCAATCCAGAAATGCATCCGCGGAGGGATTCTGGATTGCTTCGTCGCTTGGCTCCTCGCAATGACGGCCCGTAGTGACGGCGCTTACGTCGCCTTCCGCGCGAACGTCGCCTTGAGATTGTCGAACAGCTCCACCTTCACGCCGTTGCGGCGCATGATGTAGCTCTGCTGGATCACCGAGAGCAAATTGTTCCAGGCCCAGTAGATCACGAGACCCGCCGGGAAGCCGGCCAGCATGAAGGTGAAGATCAGCGGCATCCAGTTGAAGATGAGCTGCTGCGTCGGATCCGGCGGCGTCGGGTTCAGCTTCATCTGGAACCACATCGTGATGCCCATGATGATCGGCCAGATGCCGAGCGCGAGGTAATGGCCGAACACCGGAATCGTGGTCGGATCGAACGGGAGCAGCCCGAACAGGTTGAACAGATTGGTCGGGTCCGGCGCCGAGAGGTCCTTGATCCAGCCGTAGAACGGCGCGTGCCGCATCTCGATGGTGACGAAAAGCACCTTGTATAGCGCGAAGAATACCGGGATCTGGATCAGCACGGGAAGACAGCCGGCGACCGGGTTGATCTTCTCCTTGCGGTAGATCTCCATCATCTCCTGCTGCTGCTTCACCTTGTCGTCGGGATAACGCTCCTTCAGCGCCAGCAGCTGCGGCTGGATCGACTTCATCTTCGCCATCGAGGCGTAGGACTTGTTCGCCAGTGGGAAGAACAGCAGCTTCACGATCACCGTCACCAGCAGGATCGAGATGCCGAAATTGCCGAAGAAGCGGAAGAAGAAGTCGAGGCCGAGGAACATCGGCTTGGTGAGGAAGTAGAACCAGCCCCAGTCGATCAACAGGTCGAACTGGTTGAGGCCGAGCGCCTTGTTGTAGCCGCCGAGGCCTGCGAGCGGGAAATTGATGCCGACCACGCCGGCTTCCTTGGCGCCTGCAAACAGCCGCGCGTGCGCCGTCGCGGTGCCGCCGATCGCGACGGTGACAGGATCGAGCAGGTAGTCGGTCTGGTAGGTATGGACCTTGCCGACCGGGTTCGACGAGAAACGCGCCTGGAGCTGGGCATTGGTGTCCGGCAGCAGCGCGGAAGCCCAGTATTTGTCGGTGATGCCGAGCCAGCCATTGGTGGCCTTGAAGTTCACCTGCTTGGCTTCGTCGATCTTGCTGTAGGCATATTCTTGCAGCCTGTGTTCACCGAGATAGCCGATCAGGCCCTCATGCAGGATGTAATAGCCCGAGACATGCGGCGCGCCATGGCGCGAGATCAGCGCGAACGGATAGAGCGTAACGGGCGCGTTGCCGACATTGCTCACCTCGTCCTTGACGGTGAAGAGATAATGGTCGTCGACGGCGATGGTGCGGCGGAAGGTCAGGCCGTCGCCATTGTCCCATTTCAGCACCACGGGCGTCGACGGCGTCAGGCTGCCGCTGCCCTCCTGCTGCCAGACGGTCTGGGCGTCCGGCATCTTCGCCGTCACGCCGGTCGCCGCCACCCAGCCGAACTCGGCGTAATAGGGCTCCGCCGTGCCCGAGGGCGAATAAAGGACGATCGGCGGCGATTTCGGATCGACCGTCTCGCGGTATTGCACCAGCGCGATGTCGTCGATGCGACCGCCCTTCAGCGAGATGCTGCCGACGATCCGCGGCGTCTCGATCTTCACGCGCGGGCTGGCTGCAATCGCAGCGTCGCGGGACACGACCGGCTGGACCTGGCTCGTTGCCGGCGTTGACGGCTGAGCCGCGCCGGGTTGCGGCGCGCTGCCCGGCGTCGCGGACGCGCTGGGCTGCGGCGTGCTGCCCTTCTGGAGCTCGGCCTGCGCCTGCTGCTGGGCGCGCTGCTTCTCCATCTGCGGCACATTGTAGAAATACTGCCAGGCGATCAGCACGAGGCCGGACAGAATGATGGCGAGGATCGTATTGCGGTTGTCGGTCATCGATATTGTCTCGTCATCAATCC
This genomic stretch from Bradyrhizobium daqingense harbors:
- the yidC gene encoding membrane protein insertase YidC, which codes for MTDNRNTILAIILSGLVLIAWQYFYNVPQMEKQRAQQQAQAELQKGSTPQPSASATPGSAPQPGAAQPSTPATSQVQPVVSRDAAIAASPRVKIETPRIVGSISLKGGRIDDIALVQYRETVDPKSPPIVLYSPSGTAEPYYAEFGWVAATGVTAKMPDAQTVWQQEGSGSLTPSTPVVLKWDNGDGLTFRRTIAVDDHYLFTVKDEVSNVGNAPVTLYPFALISRHGAPHVSGYYILHEGLIGYLGEHRLQEYAYSKIDEAKQVNFKATNGWLGITDKYWASALLPDTNAQLQARFSSNPVGKVHTYQTDYLLDPVTVAIGGTATAHARLFAGAKEAGVVGINFPLAGLGGYNKALGLNQFDLLIDWGWFYFLTKPMFLGLDFFFRFFGNFGISILLVTVIVKLLFFPLANKSYASMAKMKSIQPQLLALKERYPDDKVKQQQEMMEIYRKEKINPVAGCLPVLIQIPVFFALYKVLFVTIEMRHAPFYGWIKDLSAPDPTNLFNLFGLLPFDPTTIPVFGHYLALGIWPIIMGITMWFQMKLNPTPPDPTQQLIFNWMPLIFTFMLAGFPAGLVIYWAWNNLLSVIQQSYIMRRNGVKVELFDNLKATFARKAT